The DNA window ctcaggtgtggacaaccacagttatagtatgttttaacaagggggcaatcactttttcacacagggccatgatggtttggatttttttctcctttaataataaacaccttcatttacaaattgcattttgtgtttacttgtgttgtccttgacttttgtttaaagtggtttgatgttcgaaacacttaagtgtgacaaacatgcaaaggaacaggaaatgaggaagggggcaaacactttttcacaccactgtactcAGTAATGAGGAACCTGCTCAGTTCAGTGTAGATCTTATGAATGCAGATAGTATGACAAGTTAGAAACATATTCATTACACTCTCTGAagtactgtacatttacatattttcctACCTGTGTCTGTTGTAAAGTTGGATGTTTTGTCTTTAACCACCTGGAAGACATAAGAAGGCTGTCAGCTTTTCTTtctgtgtaataataataataataataataataataataatagcaataataCATGAAGCTTTTGTGTATATAACAAGTTTCAATACATCATTTACGAAGTGTTttaaatgcaatttaaaaatgaTCAAGAAAATACAAAGACATTTAATATTACAATACCAATGTACACAAAAGCAAGTTATTTCACAGCTTAGAGGATTTGAAAGTGAAACCTCGATCACCTTCAGTCTTTCACCCGACCCGTACATTTAGGCCACATCAATGTCCATGCTTGTATAACACACATTTGATTTACGCATACATCAGGgctccgtttcagaaagcaggtttagtgaaaactctgagtttgttaaccctgagatgaggggaactctgggttttccgtttcagaaagagagataacttaacctcagagtcagttactatggtaactgagcctgtgaccTAACCTGGCCGGGAGCAgcttttcttcaagaaacctggagttcctctcagtctcctccctctcacacagtgtcagagggaggagactgagacaAACTCCAGGTTTCTTctcactcatttcctcattcattcattcagtctgtatcaggcgcattttaatgcagtttgttatctgcgtgaataaaaacttaataaataaaatatattgttagGCAGAtcataaaacgttttttttctcaaacatgtcatgtccttttgtcgacgatcccgttgatgaagaagctgtattacttcacagagagtttacgtcgggagatgatattgagtcccgactaaatgtattttcatttccacattttttcacagtccatcagatatgtagataccttatccgtcctcatatcaccaacatccaccatcgtggacagcCTTTTACATccaagcagattctttgtgtcgcattacgtgttttgcaaacggcagttttctcattggtgatgcggatcgtactgtaatagtaaagccactgtatgcagagccgtcagaaaagtgtgactcgctctaaaacgttttttaaacgtttgttgtattgttccctggacacaaaccagtgagagccattaaaaagaaataaatgattctaaattatagttctgttaatgatcatggtgctgcagcctcagaatgggattagtagcccatagcttactttttcgaccgcaggattgcacctaaattaaattataggtgtaatacaattccagttttcaccagtaatattatcagTTAACCGTGactaaatatgaaattaatacactgtcaatgcttacgcattgactcgagcagcaattttctcccacaccaattctctctctgttgcagcagcagccgctgtcttgcttttttaacgaaatgcatgttcaaactcgctgtttgtgcgcacaagtatttccgccgacccgtttgtttgtggttgttaccatggtgaatcatggctccattcatgctgcctttttattgtggtggtgcacgcgcgtgaacatactcggagttgattgaaccaactcatatcagctgttctggaaccgaaaactcggAGTtccccatctcagggtaaatcaactcagacatcagggttagactcagagtttgttaaacctccttcctgaaacggacctcTGGAAATGATACTGAGATTACTTACCAAACAGCAACGATCACACAGAGGAGTATGATGATCCCAATGATCACTCCAACAACCGCCCCCCATGGTGAAGGGTGATCGACCTGTTTTGCTCCTACAGAAACAACAAACGTTAAGTAAATCAACAAGAATGATGGCTGTGATCCAGCTTTCATAAAAAGCTCAGCTTGACTTcatgaagtattttcaaacatatCGTTCCAGATGCAAAAATACTGTGCGTCAATTGTGCTTGCAGATGTGCAGTGAAATTAATTCTACACTGTacaataatttaagaaaaagtGAGAATTCAGTGGCAGCAGAGAATGGGATCAATATTTACAAAGATCATTCTCACTTCTTTATTCTGCTGGTAAaattctttcctctctcttcctatTGTTACTTTTCACATTTTAGGAATCAACACATACAACATTTTTCtctaaaaatattgtttttaacttacCATCGATCTCTCCTTTTTTCAATTTAAGGAAATTATTCCAGATTATACATATTAACATTGgtgtatcaaatactttatCCAACATGAACTGCTTCTATTTCCAAACCAGATGCAGTGCAGTGTTTACCTTCATTAGTCACAAGGATCTCTGATGATGTTTGTCTACCAAGATTGTTTGTGGCCACACAGTAATAAACTCCATCAGTGACATTGGTCACATTGAAGCtgtaaaagtctcctttagctaCACTGATGGCTCCATCTTTGCTGTTCTTGAACCAGCTGAAGCTGGCGGGAGGCTTGGCTCTGCTGGAGCAGGTCAGGTTCACCCAGCTACCTGCTGACACCAAACCTGATGGACTGATGGACACTGAGGTGTCCTTGGGAGCATCTGAGGAAAATGTGAGATTAACAATATTCATTAAAATCAGCACATGATGTGCTGACAGGATCCAACAACAAACACTGGTTGTCTTACATGAAACATTGAGAgtctttctctcctctgctgtcttgacttctcttCCTTCATTCACAGGATATGTGGCAGAACAGTTGATGGTGAATCCATCATGTGTGTCTGACAGAGTGATGGTCTTCTGGATTTTAGTTGTGAAGGTCTGATCTGTGTTCTCCTCTGTGTTGTTGTGAGGGTCTTGTTGGAGATTCCAGGTGAGTTTAGGAGGGGAGTGTGGACAGGGAGTGGAAGCTGAGCAGCTTATAGTGACAGACTCCTTCTCCTTCAGATCACCTGAGATCTCAATTCTGGGCCTCGGAGGAGAATCTGGGATTTTAAATCACACTTTTTACACtaaataatacagtatattagtTTGTACCAGTTTTGCAAATGTGACCCTTTTATTGTAAAACTGTAATAACAATTCAGTCAGAGATCCCCCTTATGGAAAAACCTCATCATGTAGATTTTTTAATCCACTTATAAAAGTGAAGGAGTTCTGTAACATTTCACAATAAAGATATGGGCCATGGTGTTTGCTGTCTAAGCAACAGCTGCAACAGCAATAAAAACATACGAATACAACCAAACCTTACCTTGAACTGTTATTTGAAGAGGATCACAAGAAGCTGTTGCCGTGAATGGCTCGTTCTCAATTCTGAAGAAGTATCTGTCTGTGTAATTTGGGATTAAACTGGAAAACAAGGTGGTGCATTGTTTCTGACTCAGGTCTCCAGTAATATTCATTGGATAGGTGGTAACTGTCCCACTACTGTTGAAAATAacattatttctatttttgccAAATCTGGAGTCAGTTTTAATCCACACTCCAAAGGTTGTTCTTGTGCTGATGAAGTCCTCATCTGGTTTAGCTCTAAAGTTACATGGGATTAGCAGACAAGATCCACTCAGTGCTTCCATGTTCTTTGGTGCAGTAATGAATAGGAATGGCTCTTTAGGACAGGCAGCCAGAGCACCTGGAAAATCAGTTTCAGattaacaaaatgtgaaaaaaacattcacgATAAACAAAGCAGCAGTATGTTGCATGCTGGTCTTTCTTCACTGTCTTGTTAACAATTCACTCATAAAACATTTCACTTGTCAGAATGTCAACAAAATAACTAAcgatctgcttttttttctaaatgaagattgtaaatgattcaagtAACACACAGCTCACCTGAAACAAAGANNNNNNNNNNNNNNNNNNNNNNNNNNNNNNNNNNNNNNNNNNNNNNNNNNNNNNNNNNNNNNNNNNNNNNNNNNNNNNNNNNNNNNNNNNNNNNNNNNNNNNNNNNNNNNNNNNNNNNNNNNNNNNNNNNNNNNNNNNNNNNNNNNNNNNNNNNNNNNNNNNNNNNNNNNNNNNNNNNNNNNNNNNNNNNNNNNNNNNNNNNNNNNNNNNNNNNNNNNNNNNNNNNNNNNNNNNNNNNNNNNNNNNNNNNNNNNNNNNNNNNNNNNNNNNNNNNNNNNNNNNNNNNNNNNNNNNNNNNNNNNNNNNNNNNNNNNNNNNNNNNNNNNNNNNNNNNNNNNNNNNNNNNNNNNNNNNNNNNNNNNNNNNNNNNNNNNNNNNNNNNNNNNNNNNNNNNNNNNNNNNNNNNNNNNNNNNNNNNNNNNNNNNNNNNNNNNNNNNNNNNNNNNNNNNNNNNNNNNNNNNNNNNNNNNNNNNNNNNNNNNNNNNNNNNNNNNNNNNNNNNNNNNNNNNNNNNNNNNNNNNNNNNNNNNNNNNNNNNNNNNNNNNNNNNNNNNNNNNNNNNNNNNNNNNNNNNNNNNNNNNNNNNNNNNNNNNNNNNNNNNNNNNNNNNNNNNNNNNNNNNNNNNNNNNNNNNNNNNNNNNNNNNNNNNNNNNNNNNNNNNNNNNNNNNNNNNNNNNNNNNNNNNNNNNNNNNNNNNNNNNNNNNNNNNNNNNNNNNNNNNNNNNNNNNNNNNNNNNNNNNNNNNNNNNNNNNNNNNNNNNNNNNNNNNNNNNNNNNNNNNNNNNNNNNNNNNNNNNNNNNNNNNNNNNNNNNNNNNNNNNNNNNNNNNNNNNNNNNNNNNNNNNNNNNNNNNNNNNNNNNNNNNNNNNNNNNNNNNNNGTTTGTtcactagctagttgctaacttccCCAGTCAGCAATGTCAAGTGTCATAATTAGCTTTTTTCTACGTTTTCATTCCCTTCTCTTCGTTTCCTTTCAAAATCAATAGTGGACATTCCCTGCATTCATTTAGGATTTATCACGAAAAAGTCAGATGTGCTGCGTTGCATTGTGGTCTGGTGTTACTGCTGTAGGTGGAGACTGTTTAAAGGTTTCTTCTACTTCTGAGACCTGCAGACAGATAAGTTGATCGATTATGAAACAACTTTCCTTATCTGGTGGTGTCATTTCCTATTTTATCCAtgcatccatcttcgtccgcttatccggggtcgggtcgcgggggtagcagctccagcaggggaccccaaacttccctttcccgagccacattaacca is part of the Sander vitreus isolate 19-12246 chromosome 22, sanVit1, whole genome shotgun sequence genome and encodes:
- the LOC144537129 gene encoding sialic acid-binding Ig-like lectin 14 isoform X1, coding for MLTDNMLLTVFFVSGALAACPKEPFLFITAPKNMEALSGSCLLIPCNFRAKPDEDFISTRTTFGVWIKTDSRFGKNRNNVIFNSSGTVTTYPMNITGDLSQKQCTTLFSSLIPNYTDRYFFRIENEPFTATASCDPLQITVQDSPPRPRIEISGDLKEKESVTISCSASTPCPHSPPKLTWNLQQDPHNNTEENTDQTFTTKIQKTITLSDTHDGFTINCSATYPVNEGREVKTAEERKTLNVSYAPKDTSVSISPSGLVSAGSWVNLTCSSRAKPPASFSWFKNSKDGAISVAKGDFYSFNVTNVTDGVYYCVATNNLGRQTSSEILVTNEGAKQVDHPSPWGAVVGVIIGIIILLCVIVAVWWLKTKHPTLQQTQSLIAEEPAVQEPARATQTEDIHYGEIDFSRARPEASSSSEQDRAGPQLDTLYAQVKVSRTAKNVRQTADGPEELYAQVKR